From the Pseudomonadota bacterium genome, one window contains:
- a CDS encoding complex I NDUFA9 subunit family protein, whose protein sequence is MTRADSNAPRPRIAVLGGTGFIGRHLLPRLVKDHWEVTVITRSRARHRDLLVMPTVRLVEGDVHDARVLEQTLPGHTAVVNLVAILNEKGDDGRGFQHVHVDLTRKLIAACRGAGVGRLAQITALKADAHNGPSYYLRSKGVAEGLLRDAHSEDLAVTLYQPSVVFGPGDSFINRFADLLRLPAPFMPLPKADARFAPVYVGDVVEAIARSLRDPATYGNTYQLCGPRVYTLREVIRLISDTLEIDKPVLALPDGVARLQAKVMDFIPGKPFSSDNFRSLSVPSVCDSDGLGRLGLEPASMESIVPGYLRDATRSPLDQYRDERPDAR, encoded by the coding sequence ATGACCCGAGCTGATTCCAACGCGCCGCGCCCGCGCATCGCCGTGCTGGGCGGCACCGGCTTCATCGGCCGCCACCTGTTGCCGCGCCTGGTGAAGGACCACTGGGAAGTCACCGTCATCACCCGCTCGCGCGCCCGCCATCGCGACCTCCTGGTCATGCCGACGGTGCGCCTGGTGGAAGGAGACGTGCACGACGCGCGGGTGTTGGAGCAGACCCTGCCGGGCCACACGGCGGTGGTGAACCTCGTCGCCATCCTCAACGAGAAGGGCGACGACGGCCGCGGCTTCCAGCACGTACACGTGGATCTCACGCGCAAGCTGATCGCGGCCTGCCGCGGCGCCGGCGTGGGCCGCCTGGCGCAGATCACGGCCCTGAAGGCCGACGCGCACAACGGCCCGAGCTACTACCTGCGCAGCAAGGGCGTGGCCGAAGGCCTACTGCGCGACGCCCACAGCGAGGACCTCGCGGTCACCTTGTACCAGCCATCGGTGGTGTTCGGCCCGGGCGACTCGTTCATCAATCGCTTCGCCGATCTGCTGCGTCTGCCCGCGCCGTTCATGCCCCTGCCCAAGGCCGACGCGCGCTTTGCCCCCGTGTACGTGGGCGACGTGGTGGAGGCGATCGCCCGCTCCCTGCGCGACCCCGCCACCTACGGCAACACCTATCAACTCTGTGGACCGCGCGTGTACACCCTGCGCGAGGTAATCCGCCTCATCTCGGACACGCTGGAGATCGACAAGCCCGTGCTGGCCCTGCCCGACGGCGTCGCCCGCCTGCAGGCCAAGGTGATGGACTTCATCCCGGGCAAGCCCTTCAGTTCGGATAACTTCCGGTCCCTGTCCGTGCCGAGCGTGTGCGACTCGGACGGTCTCGGCCGCCTGGGGCTCGAGCCCGCTTCCATGGAGTCGATCGTGCCGGGCTACCTGCGCGACGCCACCCGCTCGCCCCTCGACCAGTACCGCGACGAGCGTCC
- a CDS encoding transglycosylase SLT domain-containing protein, whose protein sequence is MDRPRSLSSTPFRPRRPQRGVLTGLSLLLTIPLGVAVAQSAPDPVLDLRESPELQAQREAFRRALPKAKAGDRSALDEVSKGYLLYPYLEAAWIGADLKARGPRDVGEFLDRHGEALPARRLRYRWLLHLANQERWTEYLAVWPGVTRPDVTLRCHQLTARLESASGNLAQIEDEARTLWLVGHSQPDACNPAFAWLARNGMLGLNHYHDRVQLALKSRQLGLARYLSRKAGPRAQARAARWNEAAEQPRQALQRADAIALAADDPQWLYLAFDRLAVRYPDEAAKHLARLRAQGGLARDLDHRIERRIALSFARDLAPQAAGALDALAYHDMETAAWRGRTAMRASDWPALLDAINLLPDAERTSVKWQYWQGRALEGVGRAEDAAAVWASAARDRSYHGFLAADRADKPYAFAHAEATPNSALRAALLTKPALREALELWATGQIKDAQAQWTDLIGPLSREQKREAALIADTWGWHPSAISAAASASLWDDLHLRFPLPWIRSFDEWAGQTGLPTNFTLGIARSESLFSPEVVSKAGALGLMQLMPATGKAVAQRTASAGYQNRQSLFDPQTNIALGTTYLADVLGRLDQHPALASAAYNAGEHRVHAWLPREQPLDADAWVDSVPFTETRHYVRRVMMASIIYDWRLNDPARASASARQPLSTLLPPVPTRAQLKRP, encoded by the coding sequence ATGGATCGCCCGCGATCCTTAAGCTCCACACCGTTCAGGCCCCGACGCCCCCAGCGCGGCGTCCTCACCGGGCTGTCCCTGCTCCTTACCATCCCCTTAGGTGTGGCGGTCGCGCAGAGCGCCCCCGACCCCGTCCTCGACCTGCGCGAGTCGCCTGAGCTGCAAGCGCAGCGTGAGGCCTTCCGCCGCGCCCTGCCCAAGGCCAAAGCCGGCGACCGCAGCGCCCTCGACGAGGTATCGAAGGGCTACCTGCTCTACCCCTACCTGGAAGCGGCCTGGATAGGCGCCGACCTCAAGGCCCGCGGCCCCCGCGACGTCGGTGAGTTCCTCGATCGCCACGGTGAGGCCCTGCCCGCCCGTCGCCTGCGCTACCGCTGGCTCCTGCACCTCGCGAATCAGGAACGATGGACCGAATACCTGGCGGTGTGGCCCGGCGTGACCCGGCCCGACGTCACCTTACGCTGCCATCAGCTCACGGCCCGCCTCGAGTCCGCGAGCGGCAACCTCGCCCAGATCGAGGACGAGGCGCGCACCCTGTGGCTGGTCGGCCACAGCCAGCCGGACGCCTGCAACCCCGCGTTCGCCTGGCTCGCCCGCAACGGCATGTTGGGCCTGAACCACTACCACGACCGCGTGCAGCTGGCCCTGAAGTCGCGCCAGCTGGGCCTCGCCCGCTACCTCTCCCGCAAGGCCGGCCCCCGCGCCCAGGCACGCGCCGCGCGCTGGAACGAAGCGGCCGAACAACCGCGTCAGGCACTGCAGCGCGCGGACGCCATCGCCCTCGCTGCCGACGATCCGCAGTGGCTCTACCTGGCCTTCGACCGGCTCGCCGTGCGCTACCCCGACGAGGCGGCCAAGCACCTGGCGCGCCTGCGCGCCCAGGGTGGTCTCGCGCGCGATCTCGACCATCGCATCGAGCGGCGCATCGCCCTCTCCTTCGCCCGCGACCTGGCCCCGCAGGCGGCGGGCGCCCTGGACGCCCTCGCCTACCACGACATGGAGACCGCCGCCTGGCGCGGCCGCACGGCCATGCGGGCCAGCGACTGGCCGGCCCTCCTCGATGCGATCAACCTGCTGCCGGACGCCGAGCGCACCAGCGTGAAGTGGCAGTACTGGCAGGGGCGCGCCCTCGAGGGCGTGGGCCGCGCCGAGGACGCCGCCGCCGTGTGGGCGAGCGCCGCCCGCGACCGCAGCTACCACGGCTTCCTGGCCGCCGACCGCGCCGACAAGCCCTACGCCTTCGCCCACGCCGAGGCCACCCCCAACTCCGCCCTGCGCGCTGCGCTCCTCACCAAGCCCGCCCTACGCGAGGCGCTGGAGCTCTGGGCCACAGGACAGATCAAGGACGCCCAGGCCCAGTGGACGGACCTGATAGGCCCGCTCTCGCGGGAGCAAAAGCGCGAAGCGGCCCTGATCGCCGACACCTGGGGCTGGCACCCGAGCGCGATCTCCGCCGCCGCATCGGCGAGCCTGTGGGACGACCTGCACCTGCGCTTCCCCCTGCCGTGGATCCGCAGCTTCGACGAGTGGGCGGGCCAGACCGGGTTGCCCACGAACTTCACCCTCGGCATCGCCCGCAGCGAGAGCTTGTTCTCACCGGAGGTGGTGTCGAAGGCCGGTGCCCTCGGCTTGATGCAACTGATGCCCGCCACCGGCAAGGCCGTGGCCCAGCGCACGGCGAGTGCCGGCTATCAGAATCGCCAATCGCTCTTCGACCCGCAGACCAACATCGCCCTCGGCACCACGTACCTGGCCGACGTGCTCGGCAGGCTCGACCAGCACCCGGCCCTCGCCTCCGCCGCCTACAACGCCGGCGAACACCGCGTGCACGCCTGGCTGCCGCGGGAGCAGCCCCTGGACGCCGATGCATGGGTGGACAGCGTGCCGTTCACGGAGACGCGTCACTACGTGCGCCGGGTGATGATGGCCAGCATCATCTACGACTGGCGCCTGAACGACCCCGCCAGGGCCAGCGCGAGCGCGCGCCAGCCGCTCTCCACGCTGCTCCCACCCGTGCCGACCCGCGCCCAGTTGAAGCGCCCCTGA